ATTCCAGCATCATGCGTGACTGGCCCGTAAGACTGACAGGATAAGGAGATTGTTCCCCCATGGATTCGCTTACCCAGGCGGTACTCGGTGCCGCCGTGGGCGGGGCCGTGCTCGGCCGCCGCCTAGGACGCAAGGCGTTGCTGATCGGTGCCGCCCTCGGCACTCTGCCCGACTTGGATGTGCTCATCGACTACGGCGATGCCGTGGCCAACTTCACCGAGCATCGCGGCTTCAGCCACTCGCTGTTCGTGCTCAGCGGATTGGGTACGCTGCTGGCGGCACTGTGCTCGCGTTTCGCCCCGGCCCGAGACATCCCCTTTCGTCACTGGTGGCTGTTCTTCGTGCTTTGCCTGACCACCCACCCGTTGCTCGATGCACTGACCACCTACGGTACCCAGCTGTGGTGGCCGCTGGAGGTACACCCCAGCGGTTGGCCGGTCATCTTCATCATTGACCCGCTCTATACCCTTCCTCTACTGGTGGGCGTCATCGTGGCGCTGTTCACTGGCAATGGACGCCGGGCGCCGGCTTGGGGCCTGGCGCTCTCCTGCGCCTATCTACTCTTCGCGTTAGGCGCCAAGGCGGTGATCGAGAGCCGCCTGGAACCAGCGCTGGCCGAACGCGGACTCGACGAGGCCCCGCGACTGGTGCAGCCAAGCCCCTTCAATACCCTGCTGTGGCGGGTCACGCTCATCGAGGGTGACGATCATTACGAGGGGCTGATGGGTCTTTTCGATGGCGATGCGCCCTTGCAGCTGGAGCGTTTTTCCCGGGGGGCGCAATGGCAGGAGCAGGCCCTGGCGCTTCCCGCAGGCGAGCGCCTCGGCTGGTTCGCCGGCCCCTTCCTGCGCTACGAGGTCCATGACCATGGCGACACGCCGGCACTGGCCGCCACCGACCTGCGCCTGGGCTTTCCCGGCTTTCACCCGTTCACCTTCACCCTGGCCACCCGCGACGAGGAAGGCTGGCAACCTCAGTATACGGAGCAGCTCGAGCTCGATAGCGAGTCTCGCGGCGATCGCGACGCATTGACGCAACTGGCGCGGCGCATCTTCGATGCCGGACGGCGGTTATGCCTGGGCGAGCATGTCGAAGCCCGGTGGCATACCGAGGAGAGCTGCTAGCGAGTCATGGGTAGGTCAGGGTGCGATACCCTGCCCGCAGCCTCTGAGCGTTCTGCCGTCGATGCCGAGGGTGACGCGCACCGGGAAGGGATCGCCCTTCATGTCGTCGAAGCAGGCCCGCGCCTCGAGGCTCAGGGTGAAGGGCTGCGTGGCCTGGCCGCTGGTCAGCACCATGCGTCCTTCCTGGTTGTCGAGGGCCTCGACACGATAGGGCAGGGTCAGCTCCCGCTCGCCATAGTCGAGCAGCAGCGTGAGGCGTGGGGCATCGTGATCGAGACTCACCACCCAGCCCGGCTCGTTGCCACGTCCGTGGAACATCACCCCGGGCCGGTCGATGCGCGTCATGCTGCGCCTGGTCATATCGCGCTGGCAGGCGAGCCGCCCATTATTGCTCTCCACCAGTGCCTCCTCACCCCTGTTCCAGAAGCTCAGGTCGTCGACCACATAGCGCGCGCCACTGGCCACCACGGCGGGCGCGAGACGATAGGCTCCCAGTTGCGACCACAGTCGCAGCTCGGCATCCGCCTGGGCCGAGACCAGATCCTGCGCTGGCTGGCAACGCCAGGAAGCGAACTCCCCCGCCCCGCCGGCAAAGAAGACCGAGGGCATCAACGGTGCCGGTTCGTGCACGAGCGCCTCTATCTCCACCTCGTTTCCCTGCGGGGAGATCGCCAGCGCCGCGGAACTATCGACTACCGCTGGCTTGCCCTGCTCCTGCACGGGAGGCGCCGAGGCGCACCCAGTCAATAGCAGAATGCTGCCCATCACTATCCACGGGGCGGGGCGGCAGAGGCGAGGTTGGACAAGCGACGGCGGCATCGAGGGTTCCTTGTAGTCGGTCTAATCAGCGTCGGCCAAGCATAACAGCCGCCGGGGCGTTTGGCCCCGGCGGCTGGTCGAGCGCTCGGCTTGCGCCCTAGGCGTGACGGCGGCGCAGCTCCCTGGCTGCCTCGACCATGTTGGCCAGCGCCGGCTCGACTTCGGCCCACTGGCGAGTCTTGAGTCCGCAATCGGGATTGACCCATAGGCGCTCGACGGGAATGCGCTCCAGCGCTTTCTCCATCAACGCGACCATCCCGTCGATCTCGGGTACGTTGGGCGAATGGATGTCGTAGACTCCCGGCCCGATCTCGTTGGGATACTCGAAGCTCTGGAAGGCGTCGAGCAGTTCCATGTCGGAGCGCGAAGTCTCGATGGTGATCACGTCGGCATCCAGCGCGGAGATCGAGGCGATGATGTCGTTGAATTCCGAGTAACACATGTGGGTGTGAATCTGGGTCTCGTCACGCACCACCGCCGCCGAGAGCTTAAAGCACTCCACCGCCCAGTCGAGATAGCCCTGCCATTCAACGCGACGCAGCGGCAACCCCTCGCGCAGCGCCGGCTCGTCGATCTGGATCGCCTGGATACCCGCCGCCTCGAGATCGGCCACCTCGTCGCGCAGCGCAAGCGCAATCTGCCGGCAGGTCATGGCACGCGGCTGGTCATCGCGCACGAAGGACCACTGCAGAATCGTCACCGGGCCGGTGAGCATACCCTTCATCGGCTTGTCGATAAGCGTCTGGGCATAGGCGCTCCAGCGTACCGTCATGGGCGCTGGACGGCTAACGTCACCGAAGATCACCGGTGGCTTGACGCAGCGCGAGCCATAACTCTGCACCCAGCCGAAGCGGGTGAAGGCGAAGCCCTCGAGCAACTCCCCGAAGTACTCGACCATGTCGTTGCGCTCCGGTTCGCCATGCACCGGCATGTCCAGCCCAAGCGCCTCCTGGCGCGCCACGGCGTAGGCGATCTCGTCGCGCATCCGCGCCTCGTACTCCGCCTCGCCAAGCTCGCCGGCCTTGAGCGCCCGGCGCGCGTCGCGAATCTCACCGGTCTGCGGGAAGGAGCCGATGGTAGTGGTCGGAAACGGCGGCAGCTTGAGGTGCGTGCGTTGCGTTGCGGCACGCTGCGGATAGGCGCTGGTTCGCTCGACATCGTTCGCCGTCACCTGCCTTAGCCGTTCGGCCACGGCGGGCCTGTGAATGCGCGTGGAGCGGCGCCGCGCTTCGCTGGCTTGGCTCGATACTTGCAGTCGCGCATCGTCATCGGGGCTGGCGCGATTGTCGAGTAGCCGCGCCAGGCTCGCCACCTCGTCTAGCTTCTGGCGGGCAAAAGCGAGCCAGCTCTTGAGTTCGCCGTCAAGCTCGGTCTCCGCCTCGAGATCCACCGGTACGTGCAGCAGCGAACAGCTCGGCGCCAGCCACAGCCGATTGCCAAGACGCAGCCTCGCCTCGCCGAATGTCTCGCGCAGCACGGCCAGATCGGCGCGCCAGATATTCCTGCCGTCGATGGCCCCTATCGAGAGCACCTTGTAGCCGGGCAGGTGGTCGATGACCGTGGTCACCTGGCCGGGGGCGCGTACCGCATCGATGTGCAGCCCATCTACCGGTAGGCTCACCGCCAGTTGCAGATTGTCGCCAAGGCCACCGAAGTAGGTGGCTAGCAGCAACTTGACCGGGGCCGATTGCAATTTGCTGTACGCCACCTCGAAGCCCTGTTTCCAGGCCTGAGGCAGGTCCTGAACCAAGGCCGGCTCGTCGAGCTGCACCCACTCAACGCCTTGGCCGGCAAGCCTTGAGAGAATCTCGCCATAGACCGGCACGATCTCGTCGAGCAGCGTCAGGCGATCGAACTGCGGATCGTCACCCTTGACCTTGCCCAGCCACAACCAGGTCAGCGGTCCGGTGAGTGCGACCTTGACCGCATGACCGGCGGCCAGTGCCTCGTCGACCTCAGCAAAAAGACGCTCGCAAGCAAGCTGGAAGCGTTGACCGGCGTGCAGTTCAGGGACTAGATAGTGGTAATTGGTATCGAAATATTTGGTCATCTCGCAGGCGGCAGCCGGCGTTCCACTGGGAGCGCGCCCCCGGGCCATGCGAAAGCTGGTATCGATATCCACTTCGCCATCGACGCGACCGAAGCGCGCCGGCACTGCTCCCAACATCACCGAAACGTTGAGCACCTGATCGTAGAAGGCGAAGTCGCCCACCGTGACCAGATCGAGCCCGGCGTCACGCTGCGCCTTCCAATGCCGTTGGCGCAGCTCACGTCCGGTGAGTTCCAGAGCCGCCTGGTCAATGGCGCCCGCCCAGTAGGCCTCGGTGGCCTTTTTCAGTTCGCGATTCGCGCCGATGCGCGGATAGCCTAGTGTGTGAGCCAGCGTCATGATTTATATCCTCTAGGAATTAGCGAATAAAATTGGGAAAAATTTCTTCATAAGGATGCGATCAGTGTCGCTGGCGGTATAAAATGAATCAAACTAAATTAAATCATCATAATCGTGAGAATATCTAATAAATATGCTCGATTTACGCCATCTCCGCACGCTGATCGCCTTGCGTGATGCCGGCTCCCTGGTGGAGGCCGCCGAGCGAGTGCACCTGACTCAGTCGGCGCTGTCGCACCAGATCAAAGATCTCGAGGAGCGGGTCGGCAGCCCGCTGTTCCTGCGCAAGACACGTCCGGTGGAGTTCACCCGTGCCGGTCAGCGGCTACTTGCCTTGGCCGAGCAGATCCTGCCCCAGGTACGCATGGCGGAGCGTGACCTGGCACGCCTGGCCGGCAACGAGCAGGGACGCTTGCATATGGC
This DNA window, taken from Halomonas sp. TA22, encodes the following:
- a CDS encoding metal-dependent hydrolase: MDSLTQAVLGAAVGGAVLGRRLGRKALLIGAALGTLPDLDVLIDYGDAVANFTEHRGFSHSLFVLSGLGTLLAALCSRFAPARDIPFRHWWLFFVLCLTTHPLLDALTTYGTQLWWPLEVHPSGWPVIFIIDPLYTLPLLVGVIVALFTGNGRRAPAWGLALSCAYLLFALGAKAVIESRLEPALAERGLDEAPRLVQPSPFNTLLWRVTLIEGDDHYEGLMGLFDGDAPLQLERFSRGAQWQEQALALPAGERLGWFAGPFLRYEVHDHGDTPALAATDLRLGFPGFHPFTFTLATRDEEGWQPQYTEQLELDSESRGDRDALTQLARRIFDAGRRLCLGEHVEARWHTEESC
- a CDS encoding MliC family protein; the protein is MPPSLVQPRLCRPAPWIVMGSILLLTGCASAPPVQEQGKPAVVDSSAALAISPQGNEVEIEALVHEPAPLMPSVFFAGGAGEFASWRCQPAQDLVSAQADAELRLWSQLGAYRLAPAVVASGARYVVDDLSFWNRGEEALVESNNGRLACQRDMTRRSMTRIDRPGVMFHGRGNEPGWVVSLDHDAPRLTLLLDYGERELTLPYRVEALDNQEGRMVLTSGQATQPFTLSLEARACFDDMKGDPFPVRVTLGIDGRTLRGCGQGIAP
- the metE gene encoding 5-methyltetrahydropteroyltriglutamate--homocysteine S-methyltransferase; translated protein: MTLAHTLGYPRIGANRELKKATEAYWAGAIDQAALELTGRELRQRHWKAQRDAGLDLVTVGDFAFYDQVLNVSVMLGAVPARFGRVDGEVDIDTSFRMARGRAPSGTPAAACEMTKYFDTNYHYLVPELHAGQRFQLACERLFAEVDEALAAGHAVKVALTGPLTWLWLGKVKGDDPQFDRLTLLDEIVPVYGEILSRLAGQGVEWVQLDEPALVQDLPQAWKQGFEVAYSKLQSAPVKLLLATYFGGLGDNLQLAVSLPVDGLHIDAVRAPGQVTTVIDHLPGYKVLSIGAIDGRNIWRADLAVLRETFGEARLRLGNRLWLAPSCSLLHVPVDLEAETELDGELKSWLAFARQKLDEVASLARLLDNRASPDDDARLQVSSQASEARRRSTRIHRPAVAERLRQVTANDVERTSAYPQRAATQRTHLKLPPFPTTTIGSFPQTGEIRDARRALKAGELGEAEYEARMRDEIAYAVARQEALGLDMPVHGEPERNDMVEYFGELLEGFAFTRFGWVQSYGSRCVKPPVIFGDVSRPAPMTVRWSAYAQTLIDKPMKGMLTGPVTILQWSFVRDDQPRAMTCRQIALALRDEVADLEAAGIQAIQIDEPALREGLPLRRVEWQGYLDWAVECFKLSAAVVRDETQIHTHMCYSEFNDIIASISALDADVITIETSRSDMELLDAFQSFEYPNEIGPGVYDIHSPNVPEIDGMVALMEKALERIPVERLWVNPDCGLKTRQWAEVEPALANMVEAARELRRRHA